The following coding sequences are from one Diachasmimorpha longicaudata isolate KC_UGA_2023 chromosome 6, iyDiaLong2, whole genome shotgun sequence window:
- the LOC135163274 gene encoding ubiquitin-fold modifier-conjugating enzyme 1 produces MVDASTKKSLSGIPLLQTKAGPRDKEQWPRRLQEELTCLIQYTKNNKASDSHWFHLQPNEGGTKWFGKCWYVHNLLKYEFDVEFDIPVTYPVTAPELALPELDGKTAKMYRGGKICLSDHFKPLWARNVPKFGIAHAMALGLGPWLAVEIPDLIEKGVVKHKEQCEDK; encoded by the exons ATGGTGGATGCTTCGACGAAGAAGAGCCTGAGTGGAATTCCTCTGCTGCAAACTAAAGCTGGCCCTCGGGACAAGGAGCAGTGGCCCAGGAGGCTGCAGGAGGAACTGACATGTCTCATTCAG TACACGAAGAACAATAAAGCTTCCGACAGTCACTGGTTCCACTTGCAACCCAACGAGGGGGGAACCAAGTGGTTCGGAAAATGTTGGTATGTTCATAATCTGCTGAAGTACGAGTTCGATGTGGAGTTTGAT ATTCCTGTAACGTATCCTGTGACTGCACCCGAGCTGGCGTTACCAGAATTAGATGGGAAAACAGCTAAAATGTACAGAGGAGGAAAAATTTGTCTGAGTGATCACTTCAAGCCCCTATGGGCCCGTAACGTTCCAAAGTTTGGAATCGCTCACGCAATGGCCCTTGGG CTGGGACCCTGGCTGGCAGTGGAGATCCCCGACCTCATCGAAAAGGGAGTGGTCAAGCACAAGGAACAGTGCGAGGACAAATAA
- the LOC135163269 gene encoding arginine-hydroxylase NDUFAF5, mitochondrial: MTLNLAKTRLLNLRGISTSQWHRNLPPNSVMNVFDRNAKLLQRERAARDPEVKLYDYLKEEVGYRLADRVFDIKREFQCALDLGCGRGHVSKNIEPASVKKLILADMSPSFVQQAEAPEGVEVERKVLDEESFSLGDNSLDLVISCLSLHWVNDLPGCFSRIIQSLRSDGVFMAAIFGGDTLFELRSSLQLAELERDGGISPHISPFTQIRDIGSLMTRAGFTMLTIDCDEMVIGYPSMFELMWDLKGMAENNAARNRKLHLKRDTAVAAAAVYEELYGKIKEDGSPYIPATFQIIYMLGWKPDASQPKPLDRGTGEVSLKDLYKLDQIIKDAKKIKLDDEK, from the exons ATGACTCTTAACCTCGCAAAAACTCGACTTCTGAACCTGCGAGGAATAAGTACCTCCCAGTGGCACAGAAATCTCCCTCCCAACAGTGTAATGAATGTTTTTGATAGGAATGCAAAGCTTTTGCAACGGGAGAGGGCAGCTAGGGATCCAGAGGTCAAGCTATACGATTATTTGAAGGAGGAGGTGGGCTACAGGCTTGCTGACAGGGTTTTCGATATCAAGAGGGAGTTCCAATGTGCCCTGGACCTTGGCTGTGGTCGTGGACATGTCTCCAAGAATATTGAGCCAGCTAGCGTgaagaaattgattttagctGATATGTCTCCTAGCTTTGTTCAGCAAGCTGAGGCTCCTGAGGGAGTGGAGGTGGAGAGGAAGGTTCTGGATGAGGAGTCCTTCTCACTCGGGGATAACAGTCTCGACCTGGTCATCAGTTGCTTGAGTCTCCACTGGGTGAATGATCTACCTGGCTGCTTCAGCAGAATTATTCAGAGCCTCAGGAGTGATGGGGTCTTCATGGCTGCTATTTTTGGGGGTGATACTCTCTTTGAACTGAG AAGTTCTTTACAACTCGCAGAGTTGGAGAGGGACGGAGGGATCTCTCCTCACATATCACCTTTCACACAGATCAGGGACATTGGAAGCTTGATGACAAGGGCTGGCTTCACGATGCTCACTATCGACTGCGATGAAATGGTCATTGGGTATCCTTCGATGTTTGAACTCATGTGGGATTTGAaag gcATGGCAGAGAACAATGCAGCTAGAAACCGAAAATTACATCTCAAACGAGATACTGCAGTGGCAGCTGCAGCAGTTTACGAAGAGctttatggaaaaataaaggagGATGGCAGCCCCTACATCCCAGCgacttttcaaataatttacatGTTGGGTTGGAAGCCAGATGCCTCACAGCCAAAGCCCCTCGACAGAGGAACTGGCGAGGTTTCCTTGAAAGACTTGTACAAACTGGACCAGATCATCAAAGACGccaaaaagataaaattggaCGACGAGAAGTAG
- the LOC135163270 gene encoding mediator of RNA polymerase II transcription subunit 27, which yields MDHQQHLQQLNNALTAVRVLRSSVRQVFDSVANGLRSDHGDDNKDAKYLSELQELLVAAHANLRDVEGAVGTLNPPPGPFSLGSTTYLSQETSQERQALYSTLVNSYKWCDKAHEYSNVAQLLLNQNSLKRSYINTSRSKRGRIQTSTHNVSLAQVDAMFSTLDRLFPDMTITVTRPFASNAILNVTIGHILKGAIAFKGLMVEWVVVKGYGETMDLWTESRHKVFRKMTENAHAAMLHFHSPALPELAVRSFMTWFGSFANVFSQPCKRCGLHLHSALPPTWRDFRTLEPFHQECKP from the exons ATGGATCATCAGCAGCATCTGCAGCAGTTGAATAATGCTCTCACAGCTGTTAGAGTTCTCAGGTCTAGTGTCAGACAAGTGTTTGATTCTGTGGCGAATGGACTGAGATCAGATCATGGGGATGATAATAAGGATGCCAAGTATTTGAGTGAACTGCAGGAGTTGCTGGTTGCTGCACATGCCAATTTGAG AGATGTGGAAGGAGCTGTGGGTACACTGAATCCACCCCCAGGTCCCTTCAGCCTCGGCAGCACGACGTATCTCAGCCAGGAAACCAGTCAGGAGAGACAGGCGTTGTATAGCACTCTCGTGAACAGCTACAAGTGGTGTGACAAAGCCCATGAGTACAGCAACGTTGCACAACTCCTTCTGaatcaaaattcattgaagAGGTCGTACATAAACACCAGCAGGTCCAAACGAGGGAGAATACAGACTAGCACTCATAACGTTTCGCTTGC GCAAGTTGACGCGATGTTCAGCACCCTCGACCGTCTATTTCCGGACATGACTATAACCGTAACTCGGCCTTTCGCCTCGAATGCAATCCTGAATGTAACAATAGGTCACATTCTGAAGGGCGCTATTGCGTTCAAGGGACTCATGGTTGAATGGGTCGTTGTGAAGGGCTACGGAGAGACCATGGACCTCTGGACAGAATCTCGTCACAAGGTCTTCAGAAAAATGACTGAGAACGCACATGCTGCGATGTTACATTTCCACTCTCCAGCATTGCCAGAACTGGCTGTCAGATCTTTCATG ACGTGGTTTGGAAGTTTTGCTAATGTATTCAGCCAACCCTGCAAACGATGTGGACTCCACCTCCACAGCGCTCTGCCCCCGACCTGGCGAGATTTCCGCACACTCGAGCCATTTCATCAGGAATGCAAACCCTGA
- the Glut1 gene encoding glucose transporter type 1 isoform X16 — MVSLSPSLQKQVSVMSMNLSAKLDELQRGDRQLETTVALCEIRTQLQELTKSVESCQSEVSEVKRDMVAIKSVILVACVVQHELDTVQQVKEEIEELREYVDRLEEHSHRRKLRLLEQGLTFFLAYAIFAAVLGMLQFGYNTGVINAPSGQIENFMKDVYKGRYGDDMSDKSVKRLFSLAVSIFAIGGMVGGISGGVIANRFGRKGGLLLNNMLGIVGACLMGFTKVANSYEMLFLGRFVIGINCGLNTSLVPMYISEIAPLNLRGGLGTVNQLAVTVGLLISQVLGIEKILGTNDRWPVLLGLAVVPAIAQLVLLPICPESPRYLLITKQWEEEARRALRRLRGSNQVEEDIDEMRAEERAQQAESTIKMSELICSPTLRAPLVIGVVMQLSQQLSGINAVFYYSTQLFHNAGLTEESAKLASIGIGAIMVIMTLVSIPLMDRTGRRTLHLYGLGGMFIFSIFITISFLIKEFFNYVQEMIGWMSYLSVVSTLSFVVFFAVGPGSIPWMITAELFSQGPRPAAMSIAVLINWMANFVVGIAFPSMMAVLDNYTFLPFSGFLAVFWIFTYKKVPETKNKTFEEILALFRHGHDSRSSLRDSRLYGTMLNCTNALEGHIPPAESAALMVAEEKPHPDSFVFAAGSERSSIAPAQPERAPPPLPPPRFPNSGV, encoded by the exons TCTGCAGAAACAGGTCAGCGTGATGAGTATGAACTTGAGTGCCAAGCTGGATGAGCTACAGCGGGGTGACCGCCAGCTCGAGACCACTGTAGCTCTGTGTGAAATACGTACGCAACTTCAGGAGCTCACTAAGAGTGTTGAGTCTTGTCAGAGCGAGGTCAGCGAGGTCAAACGTGATATGGTGGCGATTAAG AGTGTTATTCTTGTTGCCTGCGTCGTGCAGCATGAGCTGGACACTGTGCAGCAGGTGAAGGAGGAGATTGAGGAGTTGCGGGAGTATGTGGACAGACTGGAGGAACACTCGCATCGCAGGAAACTGAGGCTCCTGGAGCAG GGGCTCACGTTTTTCCTCGCGTATGCGATATTCGCTGCAGTCCTGGGGATGCTCCAGTTTGGCTACAATACTGGAGTGATAAATGCACCGTCAggg caaattgagaatttcatgAAAGATGTGTATAAAGGCAGATATGGTGATGACATGTCGGATAAGTCTGTTAAGAGGTTGTTCTCATTGGCAGTTAGTATATTTGCTATTGGGGGTATGGTTGGTGGTATTAGCGGGGGCGTTATAGCCAACAGATTTGGCAG AAAAGGGGGCTTACTGTTGAACAACATGCTGGGCATCGTGGGGGCATGCCTTATGGGTTTTACTAAAGTTGCCAACTCATACGAGATGCTATTCTTGGGTCGTTTCGTAATTGGTATTAATTGTGGATTAAATACATCATTGGTACCCATGTACATATCGGAGATAGCGCCATTGAATTTGAGAGGCGGCCTGGGCACGGTAAACCAGCTCGCTGTTACGGTGGGCCTCCTAATCTCCCAGGTGTTGGGAATTGAGAAGATACTCGGTACAAATGATCGTTGGCCGGTACTGCTGGGCCTTGCTGTTGTTCCTGCTATTGCCCAACTTGTGCTACTACCAATTTGTCCAGAATCCCCGAG ATATTTGCTCATTACAAAGCAGTGGGAGGAGGAGGCACGTAGGGCTTTGAGAAGGTTAAGGGGTAGTAACCAAGTTGAGGAGGACATTGATGAAATGAGGGCGGAGGAAAGGGCTCAACAGGCTGAGTCGACAATTAAAATGAGTGAGCTTATATGCAGTCCAACGCTCAGGGCACCTCTTGTTATTGGTGTGGTCATGCAACTCTCTCAGCAACTTTCTGGTATCAATGCT GTGTTTTATTACTCCACCCAATTGTTCCACAATGCTGGACTGACTGAAGAGAGTGCTAAACTGGCCTCAATCGGTATCGGTGCAATAATGGTGATAATGACCCTAGTATCAATTCCCCTAATGGACAGAACAGGAAGAAGAACTCTTCATCTCTATGGTCTCGGTGGAATGTTTATATTTTCCATATTCATCACAATTTCATTCCTCATCAAG GAGTTTTTCAATTACGTACAGGAAATGATTGGCTGGATGTCGTATCTGTCGGTTGTCTCGACACTCAGCTTCGTGGTATTCTTCGCTGTCGGTCCAGGCTCAATACCTTGGATGATAACAGCTGAATTGTTCTCACAAGGACCTAGACCGGCTGCTATGTCGATCGCTGTACTTATCAATTGGATGGCTAATTTTGTCGTTGGCATTGCTTTTCCAAGCATGATG GCTGTTCTCGACAACTACACATTCCTCCCCTTCAGTGGATTCCTGGCGGTATTCTGGATATTTACGTATAAAAAAGTACCAGAGACGAAGAACAAGACCTTCGAGGAGATTCTGGCGCTGTTCAGGCACGGTCATGACAG CAGGAGCAGCTTGCGGGACAGCAGACTTTATGG GACCATGCTAAACTGTACGAATGCGTTAGAGGGACACATACCACCGGCAGAGAGTGCAGCCCTCATGGTGGCAGAGGAGAAGCCCCATCCTGATTCAT TTGTTTTTGCAGCTGGATCAGAACGCTCTTCCATCGCTCCCGCTCAACCGGAAAGAGCACCGCCCCCGCTTCCCCCGCCACGCTTTCCGAACAGCGGTGTCTGA
- the Glut1 gene encoding glucose transporter type 1 isoform X17, translating to MDIRKYFKGLTFFLAYAIFAAVLGMLQFGYNTGVINAPSGQIENFMKDVYKGRYGDDMSDKSVKRLFSLAVSIFAIGGMVGGISGGVIANRFGRKGGLLLNNMLGIVGACLMGFTKVANSYEMLFLGRFVIGINCGLNTSLVPMYISEIAPLNLRGGLGTVNQLAVTVGLLISQVLGIEKILGTNDRWPVLLGLAVVPAIAQLVLLPICPESPRYLLITKQWEEEARRALRRLRGSNQVEEDIDEMRAEERAQQAESTIKMSELICSPTLRAPLVIGVVMQLSQQLSGINAVFYYSTQLFHNAGLTEESAKLASIGIGAIMVIMTLVSIPLMDRTGRRTLHLYGLGGMFIFSIFITISFLIKEFFNYVQEMIGWMSYLSVVSTLSFVVFFAVGPGSIPWMITAELFSQGPRPAAMSIAVLINWMANFVVGIAFPSMMAVLDNYTFLPFSGFLAVFWIFTYKKVPETKNKTFEEILALFRHGHDSRSSLRDSRLYGTMLNCTNALEGHIPPAESAALMVAEEKPHPDSFVFAAGSERSSIAPAQPERAPPPLPPPRFPNSGV from the exons GGGCTCACGTTTTTCCTCGCGTATGCGATATTCGCTGCAGTCCTGGGGATGCTCCAGTTTGGCTACAATACTGGAGTGATAAATGCACCGTCAggg caaattgagaatttcatgAAAGATGTGTATAAAGGCAGATATGGTGATGACATGTCGGATAAGTCTGTTAAGAGGTTGTTCTCATTGGCAGTTAGTATATTTGCTATTGGGGGTATGGTTGGTGGTATTAGCGGGGGCGTTATAGCCAACAGATTTGGCAG AAAAGGGGGCTTACTGTTGAACAACATGCTGGGCATCGTGGGGGCATGCCTTATGGGTTTTACTAAAGTTGCCAACTCATACGAGATGCTATTCTTGGGTCGTTTCGTAATTGGTATTAATTGTGGATTAAATACATCATTGGTACCCATGTACATATCGGAGATAGCGCCATTGAATTTGAGAGGCGGCCTGGGCACGGTAAACCAGCTCGCTGTTACGGTGGGCCTCCTAATCTCCCAGGTGTTGGGAATTGAGAAGATACTCGGTACAAATGATCGTTGGCCGGTACTGCTGGGCCTTGCTGTTGTTCCTGCTATTGCCCAACTTGTGCTACTACCAATTTGTCCAGAATCCCCGAG ATATTTGCTCATTACAAAGCAGTGGGAGGAGGAGGCACGTAGGGCTTTGAGAAGGTTAAGGGGTAGTAACCAAGTTGAGGAGGACATTGATGAAATGAGGGCGGAGGAAAGGGCTCAACAGGCTGAGTCGACAATTAAAATGAGTGAGCTTATATGCAGTCCAACGCTCAGGGCACCTCTTGTTATTGGTGTGGTCATGCAACTCTCTCAGCAACTTTCTGGTATCAATGCT GTGTTTTATTACTCCACCCAATTGTTCCACAATGCTGGACTGACTGAAGAGAGTGCTAAACTGGCCTCAATCGGTATCGGTGCAATAATGGTGATAATGACCCTAGTATCAATTCCCCTAATGGACAGAACAGGAAGAAGAACTCTTCATCTCTATGGTCTCGGTGGAATGTTTATATTTTCCATATTCATCACAATTTCATTCCTCATCAAG GAGTTTTTCAATTACGTACAGGAAATGATTGGCTGGATGTCGTATCTGTCGGTTGTCTCGACACTCAGCTTCGTGGTATTCTTCGCTGTCGGTCCAGGCTCAATACCTTGGATGATAACAGCTGAATTGTTCTCACAAGGACCTAGACCGGCTGCTATGTCGATCGCTGTACTTATCAATTGGATGGCTAATTTTGTCGTTGGCATTGCTTTTCCAAGCATGATG GCTGTTCTCGACAACTACACATTCCTCCCCTTCAGTGGATTCCTGGCGGTATTCTGGATATTTACGTATAAAAAAGTACCAGAGACGAAGAACAAGACCTTCGAGGAGATTCTGGCGCTGTTCAGGCACGGTCATGACAG CAGGAGCAGCTTGCGGGACAGCAGACTTTATGG GACCATGCTAAACTGTACGAATGCGTTAGAGGGACACATACCACCGGCAGAGAGTGCAGCCCTCATGGTGGCAGAGGAGAAGCCCCATCCTGATTCAT TTGTTTTTGCAGCTGGATCAGAACGCTCTTCCATCGCTCCCGCTCAACCGGAAAGAGCACCGCCCCCGCTTCCCCCGCCACGCTTTCCGAACAGCGGTGTCTGA